From a region of the Chitinophaga caseinilytica genome:
- a CDS encoding FecR family protein: MPSSEDKLESLLLDNRFVDWVLNPGSRYASYWESWSAEREENAELAASARAMVLEIGMEEEYGGEEMPAGEVDALFGKIREGIGERERHRMRPLRWTAIAAAIALLVAAGGWMLFRGEAKLKEVATVAEGRSPEVVRFNGNSGSQALFLPDGSRVVLGKGARIAYNLLMDGSKREVKLTGEAFFDVVPNPQQPFYIYTDKMVVKVLGTSFRVKASGAEESVAVSTGKVSVYLKGQDLEQRAASIVMPRQLCRYEAALQELVTEDFGGNFVQEAELAKLKTLVFEEAPVAEVLRALETHYAIPITFDADTFKNCYITLTLGNESLEEILKVITRTIDASYTMSTYGIRVEGNGCQNEQ, translated from the coding sequence ATGCCATCATCCGAAGACAAACTGGAATCGCTGTTGCTCGACAACCGCTTTGTGGACTGGGTTCTCAACCCGGGAAGCAGGTACGCGTCGTACTGGGAGTCCTGGTCTGCCGAGCGTGAGGAGAATGCCGAACTGGCCGCTAGCGCCCGCGCGATGGTGCTGGAGATCGGGATGGAAGAGGAATACGGGGGAGAAGAAATGCCGGCCGGCGAAGTGGACGCGCTTTTCGGAAAGATCCGGGAAGGCATCGGCGAAAGGGAACGGCATCGCATGCGCCCCCTCCGCTGGACCGCAATTGCGGCAGCCATAGCATTGCTGGTAGCCGCCGGTGGATGGATGCTTTTCCGCGGAGAAGCGAAATTGAAAGAAGTAGCAACCGTGGCAGAAGGGCGCTCGCCCGAAGTGGTACGGTTCAACGGCAACTCCGGCAGCCAGGCGCTTTTTCTGCCCGATGGCTCCAGGGTTGTGCTGGGCAAAGGCGCGCGCATCGCGTACAACCTGTTGATGGACGGCAGTAAACGCGAAGTGAAACTGACGGGAGAAGCCTTTTTCGACGTAGTCCCCAATCCGCAGCAACCGTTTTATATATATACCGACAAGATGGTCGTGAAGGTGCTGGGCACCAGCTTCCGGGTGAAAGCTTCCGGCGCGGAGGAATCCGTGGCGGTGAGCACCGGCAAGGTGTCTGTCTACCTGAAAGGGCAAGACCTGGAGCAGCGCGCGGCGAGCATTGTGATGCCAAGGCAGTTGTGCCGCTACGAAGCCGCGCTGCAGGAGCTGGTCACCGAAGATTTCGGCGGCAACTTCGTTCAGGAAGCAGAACTGGCCAAACTGAAAACCCTGGTGTTCGAAGAAGCGCCCGTGGCCGAAGTGCTCCGCGCACTCGAGACCCATTACGCCATCCCCATCACATTCGACGCAGACACGTTTAAGAACTGTTATATCACGCTGACGCTTGGAAATGAAAGCCTTGAGGAAATATTGAAAGTCATTACCAGGACTATCGACGCATCGTACACTATGAGTACTTACGGCATCCGTGTAGAAGGAAATGGGTGCCAGAATGAACAATGA
- a CDS encoding SusD/RagB family nutrient-binding outer membrane lipoprotein, which produces MKSIIYSLLACGLLIGGGSCRKGFEDLNRPYSDADESRINIPGLYNGLVESFTKYGDDALNVSLLYPITNQQAYQNTLAPYVNYAGGFWGNYYPALHNYRALIRLIDQQPDAASFSNVRYMATILLASRTLRMVDYYGDIPYSKAVSAADGPAFFRVPYDKQADIYKSVLADLKTATDGLTTAAGQTSIGASESFLKNDIDAWRKFGNALRLRYAVRLYNKENALSGQIITDIIGGNKPLPNNQNVAATDIWKDNFGLWPNNFSNAGTFAALDAKWNSYAELSISNMRMSSNVWQQMSSSNDSSGAGIFDPRCKVFYMTSNRDKWAPQPQDGSQPEGGRPYEGG; this is translated from the coding sequence ATGAAAAGCATCATATATAGTTTGCTGGCCTGCGGGCTCCTGATCGGGGGCGGTTCTTGCAGGAAGGGGTTCGAAGATCTGAACAGACCTTACAGCGACGCAGACGAAAGCAGGATCAATATCCCAGGGTTGTATAACGGACTGGTGGAATCGTTCACCAAATATGGCGACGATGCGCTCAATGTGAGCCTCCTGTATCCCATCACCAATCAACAGGCCTATCAGAATACCCTCGCGCCGTACGTGAACTACGCCGGCGGTTTCTGGGGGAACTATTATCCCGCGCTGCACAACTACCGCGCGCTCATCCGGCTCATCGATCAGCAGCCCGACGCGGCTTCTTTCTCGAACGTGCGTTATATGGCCACTATTCTGCTGGCTTCCCGTACGCTGCGGATGGTCGATTATTACGGGGATATTCCCTACAGCAAAGCCGTGAGCGCGGCAGACGGGCCGGCGTTCTTCCGCGTGCCGTACGATAAGCAGGCCGATATTTACAAAAGCGTGCTGGCTGATCTGAAAACCGCTACGGACGGGCTTACCACCGCTGCCGGCCAAACCAGCATCGGCGCGTCGGAAAGCTTCCTGAAAAACGACATCGATGCCTGGCGCAAGTTCGGCAACGCCCTGCGCCTCCGGTATGCGGTGCGGTTGTACAATAAGGAAAACGCGCTGTCTGGCCAGATCATTACCGATATCATCGGCGGCAACAAACCCTTGCCCAATAACCAGAACGTAGCGGCTACCGATATCTGGAAAGACAATTTCGGCCTCTGGCCCAATAACTTCTCGAACGCCGGCACCTTCGCCGCGCTCGACGCCAAGTGGAATTCCTACGCTGAACTGTCTATCTCCAACATGCGGATGAGCAGCAACGTATGGCAGCAGATGTCGTCCAGCAACGATTCCAGCGGAGCAGGTATTTTCGACCCGCGCTGCAAGGTGTTCTATATGACCAGCAACCGCGACAAATGGGCGCCGCAGCCGCAAGACGGATCGCAGCCCGAAGGCGGAAGGCCGTACGAAGGGGGATGA
- a CDS encoding SusC/RagA family TonB-linked outer membrane protein, which produces MKKSYSTSRMRACLYGMLALTTALPAGARANAEQGVLDRKLTLSIEHEAFRGVLEKISRKADVKFSYTRNTIPEKEKVTLRAKDEALSKVFDELFQPYNINYEAIGSQIVLKRQRIGAMAGGMEEMDEAIAAMAFKKISGVVRDAVTNAAIPGVTVVVKGSTKGTSSNGEGRFEVDANEGDVLVFSAIGFKSKEVTVSGENSYNISLETDEKGLGEVVVTALGVKRSPRSLGYAVQNVKGSEITIAQAPTIAQGLMGKVAGLQISNASGGVEGGSSRVVVRGNTTLTGDNRAMVVVDGVPINNDPINNNGLNNGGGALGLNKGADISGYNDWGTGLNFINPEDIESVTVLKGPAASALYGSRGGNGVVMVTRKKGTQRKGLGVEYSYSARKTQVYEYLDFQNDFGSGLVGSLWTADQQKQFPVNGAGKRYQIGTYTGSYAAGDYKTGAYGMLPYNNSTQAWDLFSFPSGLSWGPKFDNQPILWYDGVERPYSAQPDNWKAFFPDGNVNQHNVSLSGGGEYGTIRISYTRDDSKANIPNSKYNTNTFNLGSSIKVSKILTADVTASYISYYRLNTPPIGSGNYLAGMSYAATRDYRPDVDKMNNFTPQGARRDVGNSSNFPAGSPAYPFYSYMTNAWWNIEKNNTELRRNQLLGGIRLTANLTDWLTLTGQGSIDNSNDATEIREYPKNIQGTDGAYREANSQNLSRNLTAMARIHKEGLGNGDFNASLTGGVEQFYRKDYTVSASTKGLLLSPFVFALKNGSEVPDAPSEIRYQQKINSTFGFLDLSFRNYLYLQITARNDWSSTLAREFNSYFYPSANLSYVFSDGIPAVREAMPWLSFGKVSLSYAETGSGTTPFSIHNLLTVNNINGQASQTFQNALKLPDVKPQRSRQFELGLQLGFLDNRLNVELTGYTMKTYDQILDGTLPQSAGFTSVVLNRGSLGNKGLELVINATPVRTKDFSWTIGLNAAHNTNKVLALDEGVDNLGIGNFFGGSGVSTRLKVGESYGTLYGKDFTYLNGKKVLKRAVNPQSQLPLTYTVNGTTYYAGTQWVLTPSEVPIGDVTPKLTGGISNTFRYKDFSLYVLADAKIGGDTYFGTYAAAMGNGLLQETVKERNGGGVPLVYPDGTQSNTGIVFDGVFADGKQNTDVVAAPWYYLMTYTSWNHLGVPRSASVFENSWMKLRETALTYQLPYNVVRKTKVLQGLSVSLIGRDLFYIFTTIPKGLNPEGVNGIGNQQGIEYSSMPRIRSFGFTVKASL; this is translated from the coding sequence ATGAAGAAGAGCTATTCCACATCGAGGATGCGCGCGTGCCTGTACGGCATGCTGGCCCTCACCACCGCTTTGCCGGCCGGGGCCCGTGCAAATGCGGAACAGGGCGTGCTTGACAGAAAGCTCACCCTGTCTATCGAGCACGAAGCCTTCAGGGGCGTGCTGGAGAAGATCAGCCGCAAGGCCGACGTGAAATTCTCCTATACCCGCAACACGATCCCGGAGAAAGAAAAAGTTACTTTACGGGCGAAAGACGAAGCCCTGTCGAAAGTGTTCGACGAGCTGTTCCAGCCCTATAATATCAACTACGAAGCCATCGGCAGCCAGATCGTCCTGAAACGCCAGCGGATCGGCGCGATGGCCGGCGGCATGGAAGAGATGGACGAAGCCATCGCCGCGATGGCTTTCAAGAAAATCAGCGGTGTTGTCCGCGATGCGGTGACCAATGCCGCCATCCCCGGCGTAACGGTGGTGGTAAAAGGCAGCACCAAAGGCACTTCCAGCAACGGCGAAGGCCGCTTCGAAGTAGATGCCAACGAAGGCGACGTGCTCGTGTTCTCGGCCATCGGCTTCAAGTCGAAGGAAGTGACCGTTTCGGGGGAAAACAGTTATAACATTTCGCTGGAGACCGATGAAAAAGGGCTCGGTGAAGTGGTGGTGACGGCCCTCGGCGTGAAACGCTCGCCCCGTTCCCTCGGTTATGCCGTGCAGAACGTGAAAGGCAGCGAGATCACCATCGCACAGGCGCCTACGATCGCACAGGGCCTCATGGGCAAGGTGGCCGGCCTCCAGATCAGCAACGCCTCCGGCGGCGTGGAAGGTGGCTCCTCCCGCGTGGTGGTGCGCGGCAATACCACGCTCACCGGCGATAACCGCGCCATGGTGGTGGTAGACGGCGTCCCCATCAACAACGATCCCATCAACAACAACGGCCTCAACAACGGCGGCGGCGCGCTCGGGCTGAACAAAGGAGCGGACATCTCCGGTTATAACGACTGGGGCACCGGCCTGAACTTCATCAATCCGGAAGACATCGAAAGCGTGACCGTGCTCAAAGGCCCCGCGGCTTCGGCGCTCTACGGATCCCGCGGCGGCAACGGCGTGGTGATGGTAACCCGCAAGAAGGGCACGCAGCGCAAAGGGCTCGGCGTGGAATATTCCTACTCCGCCCGCAAAACCCAGGTCTATGAATACCTCGATTTCCAGAACGATTTCGGTTCAGGGCTCGTAGGCTCGCTGTGGACGGCCGACCAGCAGAAACAATTCCCCGTGAACGGCGCCGGCAAACGCTACCAGATCGGTACCTACACCGGCAGCTATGCGGCCGGCGACTATAAAACCGGCGCATACGGTATGCTGCCCTATAACAACAGCACCCAGGCCTGGGATCTCTTTTCCTTCCCCAGCGGCCTTTCCTGGGGCCCGAAGTTCGACAACCAGCCCATCCTCTGGTACGATGGCGTTGAGCGCCCGTATTCCGCGCAGCCCGACAACTGGAAGGCGTTCTTCCCCGACGGGAATGTAAACCAGCACAACGTTTCGCTTTCCGGTGGAGGCGAATACGGCACCATTCGCATTTCCTACACGCGAGACGATAGCAAGGCCAACATCCCCAATTCAAAATACAATACCAATACGTTCAACCTCGGTTCCAGCATCAAGGTGAGCAAGATTTTGACGGCGGATGTGACCGCCAGCTATATCAGCTACTACCGTTTGAATACGCCGCCGATCGGTTCCGGCAACTACCTCGCAGGGATGAGCTACGCCGCCACGCGCGATTACCGCCCCGATGTGGACAAGATGAACAACTTCACGCCGCAGGGCGCGCGCAGGGACGTGGGCAACTCCAGCAACTTCCCCGCCGGATCGCCCGCATATCCCTTCTATTCCTACATGACGAACGCCTGGTGGAACATCGAAAAGAACAACACCGAGCTTCGCCGTAACCAGCTGTTGGGCGGTATCCGCCTCACGGCCAACCTGACCGATTGGCTGACCCTCACCGGCCAGGGCAGCATCGATAATTCCAACGACGCTACCGAGATCCGCGAGTACCCGAAAAATATCCAGGGAACAGACGGCGCCTATCGCGAAGCCAATTCCCAGAACCTCAGCCGCAACCTTACTGCCATGGCCCGCATTCATAAAGAAGGGCTGGGTAACGGGGATTTCAACGCCAGCCTGACGGGTGGTGTGGAACAATTCTACCGGAAAGATTATACGGTGAGCGCATCCACCAAAGGTTTGCTGCTCAGTCCGTTCGTGTTTGCGCTGAAAAATGGTTCCGAAGTGCCCGATGCGCCGAGCGAAATCCGCTATCAGCAGAAGATCAACTCCACCTTCGGATTCCTCGACCTGTCGTTCCGCAATTATCTCTATTTGCAGATCACGGCGCGTAACGACTGGTCGTCGACCCTCGCCAGGGAATTCAACTCCTATTTCTATCCTTCCGCGAACCTCAGCTACGTATTCTCCGACGGCATTCCGGCCGTACGCGAAGCAATGCCCTGGCTGAGCTTCGGCAAGGTGAGCCTTTCCTACGCGGAAACGGGCAGTGGCACTACGCCTTTCAGCATCCACAACCTGCTGACCGTAAACAATATCAACGGACAGGCTTCCCAAACGTTCCAGAACGCGCTGAAGCTCCCCGACGTGAAGCCCCAACGCAGCCGTCAGTTCGAACTGGGCCTGCAGCTGGGATTCCTCGACAACAGGCTGAACGTGGAATTGACGGGCTACACGATGAAAACGTACGACCAGATCCTGGACGGTACCTTGCCGCAGTCTGCCGGGTTTACTTCCGTGGTGCTGAACCGCGGGTCCCTGGGGAACAAGGGGCTGGAACTGGTGATCAACGCAACGCCCGTTCGCACGAAGGATTTCTCCTGGACGATCGGTCTGAATGCTGCGCATAATACCAATAAAGTGCTGGCGCTGGATGAAGGGGTGGATAACCTCGGCATCGGTAACTTCTTCGGCGGCAGCGGTGTTTCCACCCGCCTGAAAGTGGGCGAAAGCTACGGTACGCTGTACGGCAAGGATTTCACTTACCTGAACGGAAAGAAAGTGCTGAAAAGGGCCGTGAACCCTCAATCGCAGCTGCCTTTGACCTACACGGTGAATGGTACAACCTACTATGCAGGCACACAATGGGTGCTGACGCCTTCCGAAGTGCCCATCGGCGATGTTACCCCGAAACTGACCGGCGGTATATCCAACACGTTCCGGTATAAGGACTTCTCCCTGTACGTACTGGCCGACGCGAAGATCGGTGGCGATACCTACTTCGGTACCTACGCCGCGGCAATGGGCAACGGCCTGCTGCAGGAAACCGTGAAAGAGCGCAATGGCGGCGGTGTGCCGCTGGTGTACCCTGATGGAACGCAATCCAACACCGGTATCGTTTTCGACGGGGTGTTCGCAGACGGGAAACAGAACACCGACGTGGTGGCAGCTCCCTGGTATTACCTCATGACTTACACTTCCTGGAACCACCTCGGTGTGCCGCGTTCCGCTTCGGTGTTCGAGAACTCGTGGATGAAGCTGCGTGAAACGGCGCTGACGTATCAGCTGCCCTACAACGTAGTGCGGAAAACGAAAGTACTCCAGGGATTGAGCGTGTCGCTCATCGGCCGCGACCTGTTCTACATTTTCACCACCATTCCGAAAGGGCTGAACCCCGAAGGCGTGAACGGTATCGGGAACCAACAGGGTATCGAATACTCTTCCATGCCGCGGATCCGTTCCTTCGGTTTCACCGTGAAAGCATCCCTCTAA
- a CDS encoding sigma-70 family RNA polymerase sigma factor — protein MSAFDHDMDWIRMKSGDLSAFERLYRAHVQPMMRYGLKITDDPALVQDCIQDLFEETWKNRQHLSDTPYPKYYLLRALRNKLSKALSKQSFVRNGELNLAAGELLSGYVELEIVARETETHNRETLRHLLDELPRRQQEAIHLRFYHNVSYENIAEMMDMNYQSVLNLVQRALKALRKGFSVKAPRR, from the coding sequence TTGAGCGCATTTGACCACGATATGGATTGGATCCGGATGAAAAGCGGCGACCTCTCCGCGTTCGAGCGCCTGTATCGCGCGCACGTCCAGCCCATGATGCGCTACGGTCTCAAAATCACCGACGATCCCGCCCTGGTACAGGATTGCATCCAGGACCTGTTCGAAGAAACCTGGAAAAACCGCCAGCACCTTTCCGATACGCCTTATCCCAAATATTATCTCCTCCGCGCGCTGCGCAATAAATTGTCTAAAGCCCTGTCCAAACAGTCGTTCGTCCGCAACGGCGAGCTGAACCTCGCTGCCGGCGAGCTCCTTTCCGGGTATGTGGAACTGGAGATCGTGGCGCGCGAAACGGAAACCCACAACCGCGAAACCCTCCGCCATCTGCTCGACGAGTTGCCCCGCCGCCAGCAGGAAGCCATCCACCTCCGTTTTTACCATAACGTGTCTTACGAAAACATCGCCGAGATGATGGATATGAACTATCAATCCGTCCTCAACCTCGTTCAGCGCGCGCTGAAAGCCCTGCGGAAAGGGTTTTCGGTAAAGGCTCCCCGCCGCTGA
- a CDS encoding TonB-dependent receptor — protein sequence MKMFFMPPSIGRQRFGAIVAGLFLMLLPLLTEAQQRSITVKGLVANQQGDGLPGAAVGVRGSSEGVATKEDGSFSIRVPENSILRISYVGFVTQEVNIGTSAPENLRITLSADKGDLNEVIVVGYGKQKKSDVTGSIVSINEQTLKQTPVNNISAALQGQAAGVDIQKGGGNSKPGAAPRILIRGNRSLNASNDPLFVVDGIPYNGNINDLNQDDVVSVEVLKDASATAIYGSRGANGVILISTRRGKSGKARVTYSGYAGIVKPRGKFPVMNGEEFFRFKQWAKYWGAIGTAGAYTGIDDPRLNQAGEEFTPTEIDNYKAGKGTDWQDLIYHTGTTTDHQIGISGGSESTQYALSGAYFRETGIYYGQSFERYSLKATVDHAFSNKLKLGISSLNNYSVTMGESNNPMSQALRANPLASPYDSTGTLVGFVIGNANQVWNPLANEVPNAVTERRKRFGTFTNLFLDYEFIPGLKYRFNAGAEIRSDLYGSFSASNTTYNLGALSRSTNQNRLSTNYTLENILTYEKTFAQKHRLHATAVYSYQQSNYQRNDFTNNNVPGDFLEYFAPQFAQNHTGTGEQEQWSIISYMGRVNYGYDNRYLLTLTMRSDGSSRLAPGNHFQIFPSASAAWNISNEAFLRGNSTINALRLIASYGRTGNTAIDPYQTLGSLRDVRYNYGPDQTAIGAYLNTIPNPNLTWEYTATTNLRLEFGLWNNRISGSAEVYKQNTSDLLLPKTLPPTSGIPEPILLNVGKTENKGLEIQINTQNIVARSRDNFGWSTDMNFFMNRGKIVELSEGVINDIANGRFVGQPIGVYYDLVLDGIWQNTPGDSAWAREYKQTLTGNGSVIGNIRYKDINGDKKMNSDDRTFIGSPQASWQGGMTNRFTFKGFDLTVSAFARMGGMISSNLHKSGNAFVHTYQSNYNNLRVNYWTPENGETRYPKPNANNTNAPNVSLLSYFDGSFVKIRSIGLGYTLSPAVLKRIGLGNLRIYSTVEDPFIVYSPFVKKYGGLDPETAGNLAADTPPVWSAVFGVNVTF from the coding sequence ATGAAAATGTTCTTCATGCCACCATCGATCGGGCGCCAGCGTTTCGGCGCGATCGTGGCCGGCCTGTTCCTCATGCTGCTGCCGTTGCTGACGGAGGCCCAGCAGCGCAGTATTACCGTCAAAGGCCTTGTCGCCAACCAGCAGGGCGATGGCCTGCCCGGCGCGGCGGTGGGCGTTCGCGGATCGTCGGAAGGCGTGGCCACGAAGGAAGACGGTTCCTTTTCCATCCGCGTGCCGGAAAACAGCATATTGCGCATTTCCTATGTTGGTTTCGTGACGCAGGAGGTGAATATCGGCACCTCGGCACCGGAAAACCTCCGCATCACCCTGTCGGCCGACAAAGGCGATCTCAACGAAGTGATCGTGGTGGGATATGGTAAACAGAAGAAATCGGACGTTACCGGTTCCATCGTTTCCATCAACGAACAAACCCTCAAACAAACGCCTGTCAACAATATCAGCGCCGCCCTGCAAGGACAGGCCGCCGGCGTCGATATTCAGAAAGGCGGCGGCAACAGCAAGCCCGGTGCCGCCCCGCGCATCCTCATCCGCGGCAACCGCTCGCTCAACGCCTCCAACGATCCGCTGTTCGTGGTAGACGGTATTCCGTACAACGGCAATATCAACGACCTGAACCAGGACGATGTAGTGTCCGTCGAAGTGCTGAAAGACGCCTCCGCCACGGCGATCTACGGTTCCCGCGGCGCCAACGGCGTGATCCTCATCTCCACCCGCCGCGGTAAATCCGGCAAGGCGCGCGTCACCTACAGCGGATATGCAGGCATCGTGAAACCCCGCGGGAAATTCCCGGTGATGAACGGGGAGGAGTTCTTCCGTTTCAAACAATGGGCGAAGTACTGGGGCGCCATCGGCACCGCGGGCGCCTATACCGGCATCGACGATCCGCGCCTCAACCAGGCGGGCGAAGAATTCACGCCCACGGAAATCGATAATTACAAAGCAGGAAAAGGCACCGACTGGCAAGATCTCATCTATCACACCGGCACCACTACCGACCACCAGATCGGCATCAGCGGCGGCAGCGAATCCACCCAGTACGCCCTTTCCGGCGCGTATTTCCGCGAAACGGGGATTTATTACGGCCAGTCTTTCGAGCGGTATTCGCTCAAAGCCACCGTAGACCACGCTTTCAGCAACAAGCTCAAGCTCGGGATCAGCTCGCTCAACAACTACAGCGTTACCATGGGCGAAAGCAACAACCCCATGAGCCAGGCACTCCGCGCCAATCCGCTCGCATCGCCGTACGACTCCACCGGTACGCTCGTGGGTTTCGTGATCGGCAACGCCAACCAGGTGTGGAACCCGCTCGCCAACGAAGTCCCCAACGCGGTAACGGAACGCCGTAAACGGTTCGGCACCTTCACCAACCTGTTCCTCGACTACGAATTCATTCCCGGTCTCAAATACCGGTTCAACGCCGGCGCGGAAATCCGTTCAGACCTTTACGGCAGCTTCTCGGCCAGCAATACCACTTATAATTTGGGGGCATTGTCGCGGTCAACGAACCAGAACCGTCTGTCTACCAACTATACGCTCGAAAACATTCTCACCTACGAGAAAACCTTCGCGCAGAAGCACCGCCTGCATGCCACGGCGGTATACAGTTACCAGCAGTCCAACTATCAACGGAACGATTTTACGAACAACAACGTACCGGGCGATTTTCTCGAGTATTTCGCGCCGCAGTTCGCGCAAAACCACACGGGAACGGGCGAGCAGGAGCAATGGAGCATCATTTCGTATATGGGGCGTGTCAATTATGGGTACGACAACCGTTACCTGCTGACGCTGACCATGCGGTCCGACGGCTCGTCGAGGCTGGCGCCGGGGAACCATTTCCAGATATTCCCATCCGCTTCCGCAGCCTGGAACATCTCCAACGAAGCCTTCCTGCGCGGCAATTCCACCATCAACGCGCTGCGCCTCATCGCTTCTTACGGCAGAACGGGCAATACGGCCATCGATCCTTACCAGACATTGGGCAGCCTGCGCGATGTGCGCTACAATTACGGGCCAGACCAGACTGCCATCGGCGCCTATCTCAACACGATCCCCAATCCCAACCTCACCTGGGAATATACCGCCACCACGAACCTCCGCCTGGAATTCGGGCTGTGGAATAACCGGATTAGCGGCTCGGCGGAAGTCTACAAACAAAACACGAGCGACCTGCTGCTCCCTAAAACCCTGCCGCCCACCTCGGGCATTCCCGAACCGATTTTGCTGAACGTAGGGAAAACGGAAAACAAAGGGCTGGAAATCCAGATCAACACGCAGAACATCGTGGCGCGCTCGCGGGACAACTTCGGATGGAGCACCGACATGAATTTCTTTATGAACCGCGGCAAGATCGTGGAACTTTCGGAAGGCGTGATCAACGACATCGCCAACGGCCGCTTCGTAGGCCAGCCGATCGGCGTGTATTACGACCTCGTGCTCGACGGTATCTGGCAGAATACGCCGGGAGACAGCGCCTGGGCCCGCGAATACAAGCAAACGCTTACCGGCAACGGTTCCGTGATCGGGAATATCCGGTATAAAGACATCAACGGCGATAAGAAAATGAACTCCGACGACCGTACGTTCATCGGTTCCCCGCAGGCCAGCTGGCAGGGCGGGATGACGAACCGGTTTACCTTCAAGGGTTTCGACCTGACCGTTTCCGCGTTCGCGCGGATGGGCGGGATGATTTCCAGCAACCTGCACAAAAGCGGCAACGCCTTCGTTCACACCTATCAAAGCAATTACAACAACCTCCGCGTGAATTACTGGACGCCCGAAAACGGCGAAACCCGGTATCCCAAGCCCAACGCCAACAATACCAACGCACCGAACGTAAGCCTGCTCAGTTATTTCGACGGGTCGTTCGTGAAAATACGCAGTATCGGCCTGGGCTACACGCTTTCGCCGGCGGTGCTCAAGCGCATCGGGCTGGGGAACCTGCGGATTTATTCCACCGTGGAAGATCCGTTCATCGTGTATTCGCCTTTCGTGAAGAAATACGGCGGCCTCGATCCGGAAACGGCGGGGAACCTCGCTGCGGATACGCCGCCCGTTTGGTCTGCCGTGTTTGGTGTGAACGTAACCTTCTAA
- a CDS encoding SusD/RagB family nutrient-binding outer membrane lipoprotein: MTVRRPIGTDIANKFSCVNLYMAADRVYQPILIITEADVHLLKAEIYQRGMGVAKDIVKAKAEYEAGLRSSVEFWYGYANNSPFWGTKPAAPTVLQMTAFLTNPKVLYNGANDADALRKIATQAWLATMFQPWEAWAIVRRTGLTPKDPNYAPSVVNKLPYPDDENINNHENWQAATGGASPGQQVLQKIYWMP, encoded by the coding sequence ATGACGGTGCGCCGGCCTATCGGTACGGACATCGCCAATAAATTCTCCTGCGTGAACCTCTACATGGCGGCAGACCGCGTTTACCAGCCGATCCTCATCATTACCGAAGCCGACGTCCATTTGCTGAAAGCGGAAATTTATCAGCGCGGGATGGGCGTTGCGAAGGATATCGTGAAAGCGAAAGCCGAGTACGAAGCCGGTTTGCGCTCGTCCGTAGAATTCTGGTACGGTTATGCGAACAATTCCCCGTTCTGGGGCACCAAGCCCGCTGCGCCGACCGTTCTGCAGATGACGGCTTTCCTGACCAATCCGAAAGTGCTGTACAACGGGGCGAACGATGCCGACGCATTGCGCAAGATCGCCACGCAGGCATGGCTGGCCACGATGTTCCAACCCTGGGAAGCCTGGGCCATCGTCAGGAGGACCGGCCTCACGCCCAAAGACCCGAACTACGCGCCGAGTGTGGTGAACAAACTGCCTTACCCGGACGATGAAAATATCAATAACCACGAAAACTGGCAGGCGGCTACCGGCGGTGCGAGCCCTGGCCAGCAGGTATTGCAAAAAATCTACTGGATGCCTTAA